Proteins from one Desulfobacteraceae bacterium genomic window:
- the moaC gene encoding cyclic pyranopterin monophosphate synthase MoaC, with protein sequence MKNLTHLDREGRVRMVDVTAKAQTDRTAVAQGWVTMAPATFHMIRQQGLKKGNVLETARIAGIMAAKKTADLIPMCHPLNITHSQIDFFPDEPGSRIRIEASVRILGPTGVEMEALTAVALAALTIYDMCKAVDREMTISDICVLKKSGGKSGDFTRDGSH encoded by the coding sequence ATGAAAAACCTGACACACCTCGACCGGGAGGGTCGGGTCCGCATGGTGGACGTGACGGCCAAAGCGCAGACCGACCGGACCGCCGTGGCCCAGGGGTGGGTTACGATGGCCCCCGCCACGTTTCATATGATCCGGCAGCAGGGCCTCAAAAAGGGCAATGTTCTGGAAACCGCACGCATTGCCGGGATCATGGCCGCCAAAAAGACCGCCGATCTGATTCCCATGTGCCACCCCCTCAATATCACCCACTCCCAGATCGATTTCTTTCCCGATGAACCCGGCAGCCGAATCCGCATCGAGGCCAGCGTCCGGATCCTCGGCCCCACCGGCGTGGAAATGGAGGCCCTGACCGCCGTGGCCCTGGCGGCCCTGACGATCTACGACATGTGCAAGGCCGTCGACCGGGAAATGACCATCTCCGACATCTGCGTCCTCAAAAAATCAGGCGGCAAAAGCGGTGATTTTACGCGTGATGGAAGCCATTGA
- a CDS encoding molybdenum cofactor biosynthesis protein MoaE — protein MRLDQLIEKVKQHPDFDRVGMLLCHNGVVRGTSRDGRRTSGLQVSVDHHRLEEVVAAQKKRPGIVEILVHINENQPLAVGDDVMFIVVAGDIRENVIETLCDTLNAIKSSVTSKTEFFV, from the coding sequence ATGAGATTAGATCAGCTGATAGAAAAAGTAAAACAACACCCCGACTTCGACCGGGTGGGCATGCTGCTCTGCCACAACGGCGTTGTCCGCGGCACCTCCCGCGACGGGCGCCGCACCAGCGGATTGCAAGTCAGCGTCGACCACCACCGCCTGGAGGAAGTTGTCGCGGCGCAAAAAAAACGCCCGGGAATCGTCGAAATTCTGGTACATATCAATGAAAACCAACCGCTTGCGGTGGGAGATGACGTCATGTTCATCGTCGTCGCCGGGGATATCCGTGAAAACGTCATCGAAACCCTGTGCGACACCCTCAACGCCATCAAATCCAGCGTCACCAGCAAAACCGAATTTTTCGTTTAG
- a CDS encoding molybdenum cofactor biosynthesis protein MoaB yields the protein MGTRQHKASAPRQIRLGIISVSSTRSLAEDQSGQWIATRARKEGHQVGFHRVIPDDAAVIAQTLEEVLAAYEPQAVLITGGTGISQRDVTIEAIKPLFRKELSAFGVLFAQLSFEEIDSAAILSRATAGVIASAVVFAMPGSLRACQLACTNLIFPELGHLVGHLQEG from the coding sequence ATGGGAACCCGTCAACACAAGGCCTCTGCCCCACGCCAGATCCGACTGGGAATTATCAGCGTTTCCAGCACGCGCTCGCTGGCTGAAGACCAAAGCGGCCAGTGGATCGCCACCCGGGCCCGCAAGGAGGGGCACCAGGTGGGCTTTCACCGGGTCATTCCGGATGACGCCGCGGTGATTGCCCAGACTCTGGAAGAGGTCCTGGCGGCGTACGAACCCCAGGCCGTCTTGATCACTGGGGGAACCGGCATCAGCCAGCGTGACGTGACCATCGAAGCCATCAAGCCCCTTTTCCGCAAGGAGCTGTCGGCGTTCGGCGTGCTGTTTGCCCAGCTGAGTTTCGAGGAGATCGATTCGGCCGCGATTCTTTCCCGCGCAACCGCCGGCGTGATCGCCTCGGCCGTGGTCTTCGCCATGCCCGGCAGTCTCAGAGCCTGTCAACTGGCCTGCACCAACCTGATTTTCCCTGAACTAGGGCATCTGGTGGGCCACCTCCAGGAAGGTTGA
- the prmA gene encoding 50S ribosomal protein L11 methyltransferase — MDWVAARVVFDPRSSVLAAELIAAVFYDLGVTGVVIDDPAADPAEGWGAGAVPPCPDHAVTAYFPRNADLASRCRALEDGLKRLALADGIHSRVVYSDLSEEDWAESWKTFFWPQKVTPTIVVKPTWRAYQPSAGETVIEIDPGMAFGTGTHPTTVLCLRLLEAMITPGAAILDVGTGSGILMIAAAKLGAGKLRGVDNDPVAVAVAEKNLRLNKLAPAAYRVSAGDLVNGIAGRYDLVTANILLPVILELLERVGGVLAPNGVLICSGILARNRDQVTARMAEKGLRVEAVLTDQDWMAVAARRRS, encoded by the coding sequence ATGGACTGGGTGGCCGCACGGGTGGTTTTCGACCCCCGCTCCTCCGTTTTGGCCGCAGAGCTGATCGCGGCTGTTTTCTATGACCTGGGGGTCACGGGGGTGGTGATCGACGACCCCGCCGCCGATCCCGCCGAGGGCTGGGGTGCGGGTGCCGTGCCGCCCTGCCCGGACCATGCGGTCACCGCCTACTTTCCCCGCAACGCCGATCTGGCGTCCCGTTGCCGCGCCCTTGAGGACGGTTTGAAACGGCTGGCCCTGGCCGACGGCATCCACAGCCGGGTGGTCTATTCGGATCTGTCCGAGGAGGACTGGGCCGAGTCCTGGAAAACCTTTTTCTGGCCCCAGAAGGTGACCCCCACCATTGTCGTCAAGCCCACCTGGCGAGCCTATCAACCGAGCGCCGGTGAAACGGTGATCGAAATCGATCCTGGCATGGCCTTCGGCACCGGCACGCACCCCACCACCGTTTTGTGCCTGCGCCTTTTGGAGGCTATGATAACGCCCGGGGCCGCCATCCTGGATGTCGGCACCGGCTCCGGAATCCTGATGATCGCTGCCGCCAAGCTGGGGGCCGGCAAGCTCCGGGGCGTCGACAACGACCCGGTGGCGGTTGCCGTTGCAGAGAAAAACCTGCGGCTGAACAAACTGGCGCCCGCCGCCTACCGGGTTTCGGCCGGCGATTTGGTAAACGGCATCGCGGGGCGCTATGATCTGGTGACAGCCAATATTTTGCTGCCGGTCATACTTGAGTTGCTGGAGCGGGTGGGGGGGGTGCTGGCCCCCAATGGGGTCTTGATCTGCTCGGGGATTCTGGCCCGGAACCGGGACCAGGTGACGGCCCGCATGGCGGAAAAGGGGCTGCGGGTGGAAGCGGTTCTGACCGACCAGGACTGGATGGCGGTTGCCGCCCGGCGCCGGTCCTAA
- a CDS encoding divergent polysaccharide deacetylase family protein, protein HRAPKPKPPISRPAPPPAELPRVALIIDDIGYDHGLATKFMDLDTAITFSILPFSPFQRVLSAEMRTRGVEAMLHLPMEPKEYPAIQPGRGALLVSMTPDELIRQLEKNLAAVPGIKGVNNHMGSRMTERSTQMYQIFSILKKRNLFFIDSRTTPESLCRPSARLLQVPFAQRDVFLDHVTEEGEIRRQIQRLVTLAQRQGSAIGIGHPHLATYTVLAQQLPMLKKKVKLVPASQLVQTAG, encoded by the coding sequence CACCGTGCCCCGAAACCGAAGCCGCCCATCTCAAGGCCCGCTCCACCCCCGGCCGAGCTCCCCCGGGTGGCCCTGATCATCGATGATATCGGCTACGATCACGGCCTGGCGACCAAATTCATGGACCTCGACACCGCCATCACGTTTTCGATCCTGCCTTTCAGCCCTTTCCAACGCGTTCTTTCCGCGGAAATGCGCACCCGAGGGGTGGAGGCCATGCTGCACCTTCCCATGGAACCCAAGGAATACCCCGCGATCCAGCCGGGCAGGGGCGCCCTGCTGGTTTCGATGACCCCCGATGAACTGATCCGTCAGCTGGAGAAAAACCTGGCGGCCGTACCCGGCATCAAGGGGGTCAACAATCACATGGGCTCCCGAATGACGGAACGCTCCACCCAAATGTACCAGATTTTTTCGATCCTCAAAAAACGCAACCTTTTTTTCATCGACAGCCGCACCACCCCCGAGAGTCTGTGCCGGCCGTCGGCCCGTCTGCTGCAGGTGCCCTTCGCCCAGCGGGACGTTTTTCTCGATCATGTAACCGAGGAGGGGGAGATCCGCCGCCAGATCCAGCGGCTGGTGACCCTGGCCCAGCGGCAGGGCAGCGCCATCGGCATCGGACACCCCCACCTTGCCACCTACACGGTGCTGGCGCAGCAATTGCCGATGCTGAAAAAAAAGGTCAAACTGGTTCCCGCTTCCCAGCTGGTTCAAACCGCCGGCTGA
- a CDS encoding radical SAM protein yields MAKAGGGPIAAVVANERGEIFDLDGYGAAGMAGGHLTLLQTGDTRKLPFGSELMRLPDRLPIVYNRSTGEFEALTENPMLPGEAVFPVAAFNSPGYLLTHVSAFREGPRAAYLPLFSYGAVGWWRGGFRSAVLQVDREPRQDLRRMPPRQVAAGVRKMRTMLPGNRLRAHLEHCALVYGCPAGKNFFLGRYEAPLPASRYCNARCLGCLSLQPGENVPQSQDRIAFTPDPDEIAAIALAHIQRVKHSVVSFGQGCEGDPLLAAEVIEPAIRLIRARTAAGTINMNTNASRPEVLEVLFAAGLDSVRVSLNSVRKACYEAYFRPRDYRFEDVLASVDLAKRLGKFVSLNYLNCPGVTDSPQEFKAFKSFLGSHPVGLIQWRNLNFDPLRYWRLMAAAAPQGTPMGVKALLAGLRKRFPDLGFGYFNPPKERFHLPPAPLALE; encoded by the coding sequence ATGGCAAAGGCCGGCGGGGGCCCGATAGCCGCGGTGGTGGCCAACGAACGCGGCGAAATATTCGATCTGGATGGCTATGGCGCTGCGGGCATGGCCGGCGGGCACCTGACGCTGCTGCAAACCGGTGACACCCGGAAACTGCCCTTCGGCAGCGAACTGATGCGGCTGCCGGACCGGCTGCCGATTGTTTACAACCGCTCGACGGGTGAGTTCGAGGCGCTGACCGAAAACCCCATGCTGCCCGGTGAAGCGGTCTTCCCGGTGGCGGCCTTCAATTCCCCCGGCTACCTCCTGACCCACGTCAGCGCCTTTCGCGAAGGGCCGCGCGCCGCCTATCTGCCCCTCTTTTCCTATGGTGCCGTCGGCTGGTGGCGGGGGGGCTTTCGCTCGGCCGTCCTTCAGGTGGACCGCGAGCCTCGCCAGGATCTGCGGCGGATGCCCCCCCGCCAGGTGGCGGCTGGCGTCCGCAAGATGCGCACGATGCTCCCCGGAAATCGTTTGCGGGCCCATCTGGAACACTGCGCCCTGGTCTACGGCTGCCCGGCCGGCAAGAATTTTTTCCTGGGGCGCTATGAAGCCCCCTTACCCGCCTCGCGCTATTGCAATGCCCGCTGCCTCGGCTGCCTCTCCCTGCAGCCCGGCGAAAACGTGCCCCAATCCCAGGACCGGATTGCCTTCACCCCCGATCCGGACGAAATTGCGGCGATTGCCCTGGCCCACATTCAACGCGTGAAGCACAGCGTGGTCAGTTTCGGGCAGGGCTGCGAGGGCGACCCGCTGCTGGCTGCAGAGGTCATCGAACCCGCGATTCGGCTGATCCGCGCCCGCACCGCGGCGGGGACCATCAACATGAACACCAACGCCAGTCGCCCGGAGGTCCTCGAAGTACTTTTCGCCGCCGGCCTGGACAGCGTCCGGGTGAGCCTCAACAGCGTCCGCAAAGCCTGCTATGAGGCCTATTTCCGACCCAGGGACTACCGCTTCGAGGATGTTCTTGCCAGCGTGGATCTGGCGAAGCGCCTGGGGAAATTCGTCTCCCTGAACTACCTGAATTGTCCCGGGGTCACCGACAGCCCTCAGGAATTCAAGGCCTTCAAGTCTTTTCTGGGCAGCCACCCGGTTGGCCTGATCCAGTGGCGCAACCTCAACTTTGATCCCCTGCGGTATTGGCGCCTCATGGCGGCGGCGGCCCCCCAGGGCACGCCCATGGGGGTGAAGGCCCTCCTGGCCGGGCTGCGCAAGCGCTTCCCCGATCTTGGCTTCGGGTATTTCAACCCCCCCAAAGAGCGTTTTCACCTGCCGCCGGCGCCGTTGGCTCTGGAATAA
- a CDS encoding molybdenum cofactor guanylyltransferase: MTALCSGVILAGGLSRRFCGQNKALMDVGGRRIIDRLLAVYRPIFDEIIIVTNSPRAYLDLDAAIVTDIFPYRSSLTGIHAGLFHATRPYAFFAACDAPFLLPGMVHLILNALSPGVDGVVPQTAAGFEPLCAVYSQRCCQTIAQRLKKQHFQIKGIFKKFRIRTLSEKLLRQPDPELRSFFNINTPDDLARAQTIAASLDAP, from the coding sequence ATGACGGCGCTCTGCAGCGGGGTAATTCTGGCCGGGGGCCTCAGCCGGCGGTTTTGCGGGCAGAACAAGGCCCTCATGGATGTCGGCGGCCGACGCATCATCGACCGCCTGCTGGCGGTTTACCGGCCCATATTTGACGAAATCATCATCGTCACCAACTCCCCCCGGGCCTACCTGGATCTGGACGCCGCCATCGTCACGGATATTTTCCCATACCGCAGTTCTTTGACCGGGATTCACGCCGGCCTTTTTCACGCCACCCGGCCCTATGCCTTTTTTGCCGCCTGCGATGCCCCCTTTCTTCTGCCCGGGATGGTCCACCTGATTTTGAACGCGCTTTCCCCGGGGGTGGACGGGGTGGTGCCGCAGACGGCGGCGGGATTTGAGCCCCTCTGTGCCGTTTACTCCCAGCGCTGCTGTCAGACGATCGCCCAGCGGCTAAAAAAGCAGCATTTCCAAATCAAGGGGATTTTCAAAAAATTTCGCATACGAACCCTCTCCGAAAAATTGCTGCGCCAGCCGGATCCCGAACTGCGGTCTTTTTTTAACATCAACACCCCGGATGATCTGGCCCGCGCCCAGACGATCGCCGCGAGCCTCGACGCCCCCTGA